A single uncultured Methanolobus sp. DNA region contains:
- a CDS encoding gamma carbonic anhydrase family protein → MADNATVIGDVVMGEESSVWFGAVIRGDANPIRIGKRTNVQDNVVIHISDTSRADIGDDVTIGHCAVVHGCKIASNVLIGMNSTVLDGAEIGENCIIGANALVPPGKKIPTGSMVMGVPAKVIRQLTEDEIAGIKENAAVYVKLLHEYKSQEQ, encoded by the coding sequence GTGGCCGACAACGCTACTGTAATTGGTGATGTAGTTATGGGAGAAGAGTCCAGCGTGTGGTTCGGTGCTGTAATTCGTGGTGATGCAAATCCGATTCGTATAGGGAAACGCACAAACGTTCAGGACAACGTTGTGATACACATTTCTGACACATCTCGTGCAGACATAGGTGACGATGTAACAATCGGTCACTGTGCCGTGGTCCATGGATGTAAGATCGCAAGCAACGTGCTCATTGGGATGAACTCAACAGTGCTGGACGGTGCGGAGATTGGAGAGAACTGCATTATCGGGGCAAATGCACTTGTGCCGCCGGGGAAGAAGATCCCTACCGGGAGCATGGTCATGGGAGTTCCTGCAAAAGTTATCAGGCAGCTCACGGAAGATGAGATCGCTGGCATAAAAGAGAATGCAGCCGTTTATGTCAAACTGCTGCACGAATATAAGTCTCAGGAACAATGA